One genomic segment of Virgibacillus doumboii includes these proteins:
- a CDS encoding carbohydrate ABC transporter permease, which yields MKRSVGQMIARMGIRLPLILWSIAVLYPIIWMFIGSFKSNAEIYANPWGLPETWNFQNFATAWTEYNIDTSVFNSLIVTVVGALLTLVLAIPTAYTLERIRFRGSNFLFTLYISAMMIPMVLGWIPLFFLLDNFNLLDNIYGLAIVYAISQLPFSIFVLTSFISTIPKSLEESAAMDGMSPYGVLWKIITPLSMSGIITVTIMNAIQFWNEYFMALIFLQSEENYTLALAIDFISSEAQYTNAWGTLFASLVIAIVPVIILYAIFQQRIAKGMTEGAIKG from the coding sequence GTGAAACGAAGTGTAGGTCAAATGATAGCAAGAATGGGAATACGGCTTCCGTTAATATTATGGTCAATTGCTGTATTGTATCCGATTATCTGGATGTTTATCGGTTCGTTTAAGTCAAATGCTGAGATTTATGCAAATCCATGGGGGCTTCCGGAAACATGGAATTTCCAGAATTTCGCTACTGCATGGACGGAATACAACATTGATACGAGTGTGTTTAATAGTTTAATAGTCACTGTTGTTGGTGCTCTCCTTACACTGGTTCTTGCAATCCCGACAGCATATACGCTTGAGCGGATCCGTTTTAGAGGAAGTAATTTTCTGTTCACATTATATATATCAGCAATGATGATTCCGATGGTTCTGGGTTGGATTCCTTTATTCTTCCTGTTGGATAATTTCAATTTGCTGGATAATATTTATGGACTGGCGATTGTATATGCAATCAGTCAGCTGCCGTTTTCGATTTTTGTGTTAACAAGCTTTATTAGCACGATTCCCAAATCACTGGAAGAATCCGCAGCAATGGATGGCATGTCGCCATATGGTGTTTTATGGAAAATAATTACACCGCTGTCGATGTCCGGTATTATTACCGTTACGATTATGAACGCGATTCAGTTCTGGAATGAGTATTTTATGGCATTGATCTTTCTGCAGTCTGAGGAAAATTACACACTTGCCCTTGCAATTGATTTCATCAGCAGTGAGGCACAGTATACGAATGCCTGGGGAACATTATTTGCCAGTCTGGTAATTGCAATTGTTCCGGTTATTATTCTTTATGCGATATTCCAGCAGCGCATTGCTAAAGGTATGACAGAAGGTGCGATAAAAGGGTAA
- a CDS encoding DMT family transporter translates to MGNTILKNKWVVWGLILLITIIWGYAWVFMKASLEFMGPFTFSAFRFGTGAATLLLVVWLLKAGKPPREMWKHLIVVGILQTSIVFLLVMYGMQFVNAGKSSVLLYSMPLWSSIFAVKLLGERISAGKVIGLAVGMLGLVTILGWDIFMVQDPAVIFGELLIVIAAVSWAGANVYYRLKLQGVTQLQVSAYQMLFGTIGIFIATMFAEWGDPVKLTGESIFYILFTGVLASALCFTVWFVILSIIDMVSATLSTLLVPVFGLFFGWWILDETLTSGVIAGSALIILGIIVAQVSKKEQKEETAS, encoded by the coding sequence ATGGGGAATACGATACTGAAAAATAAATGGGTTGTGTGGGGGCTAATCCTCCTTATTACAATTATCTGGGGGTACGCTTGGGTATTTATGAAGGCATCCCTGGAATTTATGGGCCCGTTTACGTTTTCGGCCTTTCGTTTTGGAACAGGTGCAGCAACATTGCTCCTGGTTGTCTGGCTGTTGAAGGCAGGGAAACCACCACGAGAAATGTGGAAGCACCTGATTGTAGTTGGGATATTACAGACATCAATTGTTTTTTTACTTGTGATGTACGGAATGCAGTTTGTTAATGCCGGTAAATCATCGGTACTGCTTTACTCAATGCCACTTTGGAGCAGTATTTTTGCCGTGAAGCTTTTGGGTGAGCGGATATCAGCAGGAAAAGTAATCGGGCTTGCGGTCGGAATGCTTGGACTCGTGACAATTCTCGGCTGGGATATTTTCATGGTACAGGATCCGGCGGTTATCTTTGGTGAACTGCTTATTGTGATTGCAGCTGTTTCCTGGGCCGGAGCAAATGTATATTACCGGTTGAAATTACAGGGTGTGACACAGTTGCAGGTCTCAGCATACCAGATGTTATTCGGAACGATTGGGATTTTCATTGCTACGATGTTTGCTGAGTGGGGTGACCCTGTAAAGTTGACTGGTGAAAGTATTTTTTACATATTATTTACTGGAGTTTTGGCGTCGGCATTATGTTTTACAGTCTGGTTCGTCATTTTGAGCATCATCGATATGGTATCAGCAACTTTATCGACGCTGCTCGTTCCAGTGTTTGGGTTGTTTTTTGGATGGTGGATTTTAGATGAGACATTGACGAGCGGGGTAATTGCAGGTTCTGCGCTGATTATTTTAGGTATTATTGTTGCACAGGTGTCGAAAAAAGAACAAAAAGAGGAGACTGCTTCGTGA
- a CDS encoding short-chain fatty acid transporter: MKALTSFFDRMVQRYLPDAFLFAIILTIVVFFLGIAIMGSSPVEMVQYWGDGFWDLLAFAMQMSLIVVTGYILASTPLVKNILAKISTLANSPGQAILLVSFVAAIACLINYGFGLVVGALLAIHVAKRVPSVDYRLLMASAYSGFLLWHGGLSGSVPLLIATPGHFLEDTIGTVPVTETLFSSFNIFIVVVLLVTLPLLNRYLMKARDPLNTTDASTWKTDDDDEAEEEPPKENMTPADRLENSQIISLLIGIMGLGFIVYHFATNGFDLNINIVNFIFLFLGIIFHKTPRRFLNSVTGAVKNVGGIIIQFPFYAGIMGMMVASGLSQEMSMWFVSISTDFTLPLFTFISAGIVNFFVPSGGGQWAVQGPIMIPAALEIGASTAKTAMAVAWGDAWTNMIQPFWALPLLAIAGLKVRDIMGFCVMILLYSFIPISIGLLFF; this comes from the coding sequence TTGAAAGCATTAACATCATTCTTTGACCGGATGGTGCAGCGATATCTGCCTGATGCGTTTCTTTTCGCAATCATTCTTACCATCGTCGTTTTCTTTCTGGGTATCGCTATTATGGGCAGTTCCCCGGTTGAAATGGTTCAGTATTGGGGAGATGGCTTCTGGGATCTGCTTGCATTCGCCATGCAGATGTCACTCATCGTTGTTACCGGGTACATCCTGGCAAGCACCCCACTTGTCAAAAATATTTTGGCAAAAATCAGCACGCTGGCGAATTCACCGGGACAGGCGATTTTACTCGTATCATTCGTTGCTGCAATCGCGTGTCTCATAAACTATGGATTTGGACTCGTTGTCGGTGCACTGCTTGCGATTCACGTGGCGAAGCGGGTGCCATCCGTTGACTACCGTTTACTGATGGCCAGTGCGTATAGTGGATTTTTACTTTGGCACGGTGGTCTTTCCGGTTCAGTTCCGTTACTAATTGCAACACCTGGTCACTTTCTGGAAGATACAATCGGAACAGTACCAGTTACCGAAACATTATTCAGCAGCTTTAATATTTTCATAGTAGTCGTTTTATTAGTTACCTTACCGCTTCTGAACAGATATTTAATGAAAGCGCGCGATCCATTAAACACGACAGATGCATCAACATGGAAAACAGATGACGACGATGAAGCGGAAGAAGAGCCGCCAAAGGAAAACATGACACCAGCTGACCGTCTGGAAAACAGCCAGATTATTTCCTTATTAATCGGGATCATGGGTCTTGGATTTATTGTCTATCATTTCGCAACGAACGGCTTCGACCTGAATATTAATATCGTAAACTTTATCTTCCTGTTTCTGGGCATTATTTTTCATAAGACACCGCGTCGTTTCCTGAACAGCGTAACAGGTGCTGTGAAAAATGTTGGCGGAATCATCATTCAGTTCCCGTTCTATGCGGGTATTATGGGAATGATGGTAGCGTCCGGCCTGTCACAGGAAATGTCGATGTGGTTTGTGAGCATCTCAACTGATTTCACCTTGCCGCTATTCACCTTTATCAGTGCCGGAATTGTTAACTTCTTTGTCCCATCAGGTGGCGGTCAATGGGCAGTTCAGGGGCCGATTATGATTCCTGCCGCACTGGAAATTGGTGCAAGCACTGCCAAAACAGCAATGGCCGTTGCTTGGGGAGATGCGTGGACAAATATGATCCAGCCATTCTGGGCATTGCCGCTCCTCGCAATTGCCGGATTAAAAGTACGCGACATAATGGGCTTCTGTGTCATGATTTTACTTTACAGCTTTATTCCAATTTCAATTGGACTATTATTCTTCTAA
- a CDS encoding TVP38/TMEM64 family protein, translated as MEYLKDTLIKYQKPIVKITTIIGILLMIAFAVFIVNSGFFNNPERVRDWIDGFGSFAPLLFLGISIVQVVIPVLPGNVSTVVGVMLFGIGLGSILNIVGIFIGSLANFLLARRFGRRFVSYFVKQETYDKYIGWVNKGKRFEHFFWISLVFPGFPDDFICLIAGLTKMTLKKFIFYFLLCKPITLTIYTLFPLYGMHYLYDLFQSF; from the coding sequence ATGGAGTATCTGAAAGACACATTGATAAAATATCAAAAACCGATCGTAAAAATAACTACCATTATTGGGATTCTCCTCATGATTGCGTTTGCTGTATTTATCGTGAACAGTGGATTTTTTAATAATCCTGAACGCGTCAGGGACTGGATTGATGGCTTTGGCAGTTTTGCGCCACTGCTGTTTTTGGGCATATCGATTGTGCAGGTCGTTATTCCGGTCTTGCCAGGCAATGTTTCAACAGTTGTGGGGGTAATGCTGTTTGGGATTGGTCTGGGATCCATTTTAAACATCGTTGGAATTTTCATTGGATCACTTGCCAATTTTTTACTGGCACGACGATTCGGACGCAGGTTTGTAAGCTACTTTGTCAAACAGGAAACCTATGATAAATATATTGGCTGGGTTAACAAAGGGAAACGGTTTGAGCATTTCTTCTGGATTTCGCTGGTGTTCCCCGGTTTTCCGGATGATTTTATTTGTTTAATCGCCGGCCTCACCAAAATGACCCTGAAGAAGTTCATCTTTTACTTTTTACTTTGTAAGCCGATAACCCTGACTATTTATACATTATTCCCACTTTACGGGATGCATTATCTTTATGATCTGTTTCAGTCATTTTAA